One Glycine max cultivar Williams 82 chromosome 6, Glycine_max_v4.0, whole genome shotgun sequence DNA segment encodes these proteins:
- the LOC102660897 gene encoding uncharacterized protein, producing the protein MDIPLRSTRKYLFKKTDLLRLRELASLVSDPVDFQAHHGKLLRILRVDVEEGCLETLVQFYDPLYHCFTFPDYQLVPTLEEYSYLVGLPVPDKIPFHGFEPTPKPSDIAAALHLKTSIIQANLTSKGGLQGLPTHFLYQQASIFAEAASILAFHSILALLIYGLLFFPNVDNFIDINAIKIFLTKNPVPTLLADTYHSIHDRTQAGRGTISCCAPLLYQWFTFHLPQSRAFKTNDDKLSWPRRIMTLDPSDIVWYQAASDVGEIIVSCGEYPNVPLLGMRGGISYNPLLARRQFGYPIKTKPNNLALTNEFYLNHGDHSNKRERFAQAWSAIRRLNRSQLGKKSDYVHESYTQWVIDRTKSFGLPYRLPRYLSSTIPPSSLPIPFDTKEEFHEQLTKERQEKETWKRRCQELEQENETLKGR; encoded by the coding sequence CTAGGAAGTACCTTTTCAAAAAAACAGACCTGTTGAGATTAAGGGAGCTAGCATCTTTAGTAAGTGATCCAGTTGATTTTCAAGCTCATCATGGGAAGTTGCTCAGAATTCTTAGAGTAGATGTTGAGGAAGGATGCCTAGAGACCCTGGTTCAGTTCTATGACCCGCTCTACCATTGCTTCACATTTCCCGATTACCAGCTTGTCCCCACACTTGAAGAGTACTCCTACCTAGTAGGTTTACCTGTGCCAGACAAGATACCTTTCCATGGTTTTGAGCCTACCCCTAAACCCTCCGACATCGCAGCCGCCCTCCATCTTAAAACCTCCATCATCCAAGCAAACCTTACCTCTAAAGGAGGCCTCCAAGGTCTTCCCACCCACTTCCTCTACCAACAAGCCTCCATATTTGCTGAAGCAGCTAGTATACTTGCCTTCCATTCTATCCTAGCCCTCCTTATATATGGCCTTTTATTCTTCCCAAATGTTGACAACTTCATCGATATCAATGCCATTAAAATCTTTCTTACAAAGAACCCCGTACCCACTCTACTCGCCGATACCTACCATTCTATCCATGACCGTACCCAGGCTGGCCGGGGAACCATTTCTTGTTGTGCACCTTTACTCTATCAATGGTTTACCTTCCACTTACCTCAATCCCGTGCCTTCAAGACCAATGATGACAAGCTTTCCTGGCCTCGCCGAATCATGACTCTTGACCCATCTGACATTGTTTGGTACCAAGCAGCTAGTGATGTTGGAGAGATTATTGTGAGTTGTGGTGAATATCCCAACGTACCTCTTTTGGGTATGCGTGGCGGAATTAGCTACAACCCACTTCTCGCTCGACGACAATTTGGGTACCCGATAAAGACAAAACCAAACAACCTTGCCTTGACTAATGAATTCTATCTTAACCATGGAGATCACTCGAACAAAAGGGAAAGATTCGCACAAGCTTGGAGCGCTATCCGCAGACTCAACAGAAGTCAGTTGGGAAAGAAATCAGACTATGTGCACGAATCTTATACCCAGTGGGTTATTGATAGGACCAAGAGCTTTGGCCTACCCTACCGCTTACCTAGATACCTATCGTCCACCATCCCACCATCATCCTTGCCTATCCCCTTTGATACTAAGGAAGAGTTTCATGAACAATTAACCAAAGAAAggcaagaaaaagaaacttgGAAGAGGAGATGCCAGGAGCTAGAGCAAGAGAATGAGACTTTGAAGGGAAGATAG